In Sus scrofa isolate TJ Tabasco breed Duroc chromosome 12, Sscrofa11.1, whole genome shotgun sequence, the DNA window gcccagagaggggcaggcaCTTGCCAGGTGGTGTCAGAGCCTGACCAGAACCGGTTCCTCCCTTCACACCTAGAGCCAGGTCCGCAAAACCCCCTTTCTGTCTGCTTGCAAACCTCTGCTCAGTCTTGCCCATCCGGACTCatctttctgtctctgcctccttAGCAACCAGAGCCCGGGAACAGGTGACCGGCCCTGGCTCTCCCCAGGAGCAGAGACAGCCCTGctggggggccgggggagggcctCGGCGGGGGCCGAGAATGCCGGCTGCTctggcctgggggcctgggccGGGCTGCCGACAGAGGAGCCAGTGTGCCCAGACATTGGGGCTTTGTGAGCTCGGAGCTCCGTGTGGGGACGTTGTTTTTGTTGACCTGAGATTGTTTCAGGTTGACTGAGTGGCAGTGTCTTGGGGACCAGGGGCTGGTTCTTTGGAGCCAGAGGGGGTCTTGAGGAGAGGGTGGCTGGGGCCGCCCCAGTCCGGAGCGAGGAGAAGGGGGAGCTGGTCCCCGTGGTCAGGGTGGGAGGTGGTCGGGGCTGCAGAGGAAGAGCGAAGCGTCTCGAGGGAGGGCACCAGgtcaggagggaggagaaagcagCCCAGCGCCCGTGCCTCCGGGGCCCGGAGCAGAAGGGCCTGGGCAGCATGAGGATGGCCAGAAGCAGGACGGGGGCGTCGAGAAGTTGGGGCAGACCTGCCGGGAAGCAGGGAGCTCCAAGAGCCCAGCCTTCACATGTTAGTCCACGAAGGAAGACCCAGGAGCATCGCAGGGGCCAGGAGGGCCTTGGGAGGCCTTGGGGCTGgccagctggggtggggtggggtagggtgggccAGACTCACAGCTGTCCAGATGTGAGTGAGAGATAACTCTGTTTACCGGGCACCCAGTGGGAGCAGCACAGGGGGGGTGAAAGGGGCTCCCAGGGCCCGTGGGGCGGGCAGATTAGGGGGCGGGGGCATGAGTCAGGGGTTTGGGAACTGTCCCCGGGGCGCACAAGCAGGAACCCGGCGCTGTTAGAGCGGGCGTGAGCTCAGCTGGTCACAGAGGCCACCGGCGGCTGCAGGAGGTCACCGAGGGACCCCAAAGCTCTCGAGCaggtgagcagggcagggaggggcaagGGTGGTCCCGAGGCACCGGTCTGGAGGGTGTCTGTAGGTGCCCACCCAAAACTGTGCCCAAGTGGGTATGGGTGCTGGGCCTCAGAGAGGGGTGCCGGTGGGTGGGATGAGGATGTTACTGTGTGGGCTGCTACCCCTAAGGGCACAGGCCCGTGGGCACCTGCAGCTGGGAAGAGCCGGGCAGCAGGTGTTAGGAAAGAAGGCCTGGCACGTGGCAGCAGAGGTGTGTGAgctggtgtgtgagtgtgtgtcggGTGGTGAGGGGGGTACAAATCTGATTCCCTTCCAGCTGTGGCCAGGTGTGGCCGCACAGACACAGGTCTCACCCCCCAGCCCCTTCTTTCCTCCATGTGTGGGGATCCCCAGGCCACCCCATCTCCCCCCATGAGGAAAGTTATCAGCTGACACTTCTTCTCATTCGAGACACTTACCAAGGAGTCTACCAGGGAGACCTGGCGCCGTCCCCACCCTAGAGAGTgttgggaggggcaggaggagtcCCCCACCATCTGAGGATCTCAAAGTGGTTAGGCTGAGGGAgctcccgatgtggctcagtgggttacaaacccgaccgatatccatgaggatgcaggttcgatccctggcctcactcagtgggttaaggatctggcgttgccatgagctgcagcatagcttgcagcggcagctcggatctggtgttgctgtggctctagtgtagccggcagctgcagctccaattcaacccctagcctgggaacttcacatactgcaggtgcagccctaaaaaaaggaaaaaaaaaaaaaaaaaaaaaggttaggctGATTCCATGGGAGGTGAAGAAAAATCAGAGGGGGTTGAAGGAAGCAAGTCTGACCTTGATCCCCAGCAGCCCAGTTGCAGTGATAATGGCAGCAAACATTTACCTAGAGCTCTTtatgtgccagggactgtgctaGGTGCTTCCTCCCTAGGAACTTACTTAACGCTACAACACGTCCCTGAGGCAGGCGTCATCATGAttaccccatttcacagatgagaaaactgaggctcagagaggtggagtcACCTGCCTGAGGTTACACAGTGttggggctgggatttgaactcggGCAGCCTGACGGCAGACTCCATGCTCTTCGTTGCTGGTACTAAACCAGCTAATaactattttctcttctgtgaggCCACTTAGCGCAATGGTTAGGGGAGCAGCTGGAGCCAGATAGGCCAGGGTTTAATCCTGCCTCTGATACCTACATGCAAGGAAACCGAAACACCAAACCTCACGgaacctcagctttctcatctgtaaagtgaggccGATGATATCACCCACGTCATGGAGTGGTCTGGGGATTATACGCGATAGGGCAGCACAGCTATGTGTGGCATGGGGGCGATTACACAAAGGCAGTGCTATGCCGCCAGGGAGCCCTCTCTGTCATCTGGTCACCTCCCCCCTCTCAGCTTCTGCCAGCTGTGCTCCACCTCCTGGGCTCCAAGGTGTCCCACTCGCCCTTATCTGCCTGGCCCTGGCTGGTGGGCTGGCCAGGTGTTTGGGGCACTTCCAGACACGGGGCAGCCGTCAGGGTCCCGACTCTTATCAGTGCCAGCAGAGCAAGGCCTGCAGCTGGAGGGTGGCGGGGCCTGGTGGTGGCAGCAGTCTGGCTCATGGGGGCACCCTCTGAGGCCCCTGCGGAGCGTGAGCTACCTCTATTCTCTCTCATTGAGGTCTCAGAACCCCAGTGGGGAGGcctcccattgtacagatggggTGACTGAGCCCTAGAGAGAGGCTGGGAGCTGCTGGTCAGTGGCATAGAGGCAGCCTGGAAGTCTGAGTTCTCTGGTTCCGGAGGCCCCTCTGACCCTCTCCCCTCTCAGCTGGGAAACTGAGACCACAGTCCCAGCCCCTGgggggatgttgagcatctaaCTGGACGCCATGGAGGCTGCTAGGGAGCTGAGGCCCAGGTAGCCATGAggccagagaaggaagaaagagaataaagatgggagcaaaggagttcccattatggctcagcgggataagaacctgacatagtctccatgaggatgcgagttcgatccctggccttgctcggtgggttaaggatccagcattgccacaagctgcagcgtaggtcgcaaatgcagctctgatcctgcattgctgtggctgcgatgtaggcctgCCGCTGGGaacccaattggacccctagcccaggaacttccatatgccgcaggtgagactgtaaaaagaaaaaagaaaaagaaatacaactgaGAAAATGCTGGCACAGGGTCCCACCATCTCCTGTCTGGGCCCCAGTGCCCCCACCTTCCCAGTCTCAGAGCCCCAAGCCTGCAAGGGGGAGCTGTTCTTACATTCTTCCAACAAGTATTTATCAAGCGCCTAATATGTGGCAACCATTCCGCTAGGAGTGGGGGATCCTTTGGGGATTGAGATGTGCAGGATCTCAGCGCCCATGTGGCTTCCCTTCTAGAGGCATCAGCTGAccatatacacacaaatgaatCAAGAAACCAAAAATGAGATTGGGGTAGTGAAATTAGaatggtcaggaaaaaaaaaaaaaaaaagaatggtcagGAAGGGAATCTGAAGAGGTGGCATGTGAGCTGAAATGTAGGGAGGACTATGGTGGGGAGAGAGGCAAATGGGATGTGGACaacacgtgcaaaggccctggggcaggaaaggGCTTGGTAAGGAGGCCAATGGAATAGATGGTAGGAGAGCAAGAGAGATGGAGTGAGGGATGGATACTGCAGCCCCATGCCCAGCCCCAAGCAGCCGTTTCTGGGAGAAGAGAGTATTTTATGGAGACTCTCAGCTAAGCTCCCTGAAGAAGAGACCCGTCATGCTCCTGGAGCTGGCTGATTCCTGAGCATGGGCAGAAAAGGAAACTGGGTGAGGACTGGTGGATGGAGAAAGGAATCGGATTTGAAGAACACCCCCCAATCCTCCCCAACACCTTAGGCTTGTGCCACCCAAATTTCCTCTCCCCCGACCCCTGCACACCCCGCTTCCCATGTACAAATCCAGCCCTTTCCTCCAACCCCTCACTCACCCTTCCTTCCTCTGACCCGATGGTCTCCAGCACCTGGGATCTGCTTCACTCCCATGCAGCCCCCCCAGGCGGGTGGAAGGGGAGACCTCGGTTGCCCTGTTCCTCACTCAGCCTGTGCCTTCGCCTTGCAGGGACCCGCAGTGCGGGTTATGCTGggggctcagatcactgcagacaACTGAACAGTCAGCACAGCGCCATGGGGGACTTCCAGGTGAGTTTTTGGTGGCATCTGCAGGGCTCCTACCCAGAGGCTCTGGGAGCCCAGCCCTGGACTCCTACCTTCATGGGGGCCTGCCCAGCCCCTCACAGCCTGACGGCGACTTCTCACAGGATAATGAAGAGAGGCTGGAGGAGAATTTAGGGGTGCAGGACTATGAAGACCAAGCTCCCCCCACGATCAGGGAGGAGGACCCAGAAGGTGAGCCTTGTCTCCCTGGCTTGCTGGGCTGAGCTGCCGAGCCCCAGCCCAGCAACGGTGGGGACCTtgtcctccccttctccccacgcCCCACCGGCCCAGCCCCGGGGCCAGTTCTCCCACAATCCTGGCTGATTGACAGATAAACAGAGTTTTGTTTGAAATGATCACAGAGGGTGACTGGAGGTGTGGGGGGGAAAGGACCAGTCACCCGTCCCTGTGCCCCTTAGATTCCGGGACAAGGGCATGAGCCCATGTGCCACCCGTGCCCATCCAGGGCCAACTTCCAGGCCAGGCACTGGGCCTGTTCTGGCAACATCCATTCTGTATGGGGGTCTAGCGGTCCTGAGAAATGGGGAGCCAGAAGGACCCTCAGAGCTGAGAGCGATCAGGAAACCTTCCCGGGTCCGTCCAAGGTCCCGggtggggagccccaggaggggcCCTGTTTACTGTCAACAGGACTTAAGTGCCAGCAATTGGCACTGGAGATAAGAGGCCCCTCCGGGAAGTGAGGGCTGGGGGTGCGGGGGCAATATAAGAGCCCACCCCACCCGGGCACCCGGAGCTCCCCGTGGAGGCAGCAAGAAGCTACCTGGCTGGTGGGATTATCTAGGCaggtgggaagaaggaaggaatctGGTCCCAGAAGGGAGCGGGAGCAGAGGAGACCCTGGGAAAATCCTGAGAGTTGCCATTCAGACTCCCCAACCCGCTTGGAGATGACCCTCCCAAGGGGGTCACCTTGAGCCCTGGGGTCCCCCACAGTGCTCAGACGGGGAGTGACAGTGCCAGGCTGGTCCAAAAACAGGTGGAAGCCACGACCCATTGAGCAGCAGGGGTAGGGTGGGGGCACCAGGGTCCCGGCCAGGGGCAACGGGAAGGAGAGAGGCTCGCGGCAGGTGGCACAGGGGGGTCTTGGGGGGATCGTCTAGGGGCGGTGCTAACCAGCCTTGGGGTTTTCAGCTCAGCTCACTGAGCCAACGGCCACCGACTACCACACTGCATCGCGGCACCTAGACACCCATAAGGTGAGCCCCCGATTCCCTTTCCTGTGCTGCCCTTGGTACCCCCCATGTtaccagggggagggaggaggggggagatggATACAGCTTCAGGATAGGGGACACCCCCCCAAAACGGGCAGAGGAGGAATGGGCAGCCTGGGAAGTTTGAAGAGGgcacctcctggagttccctacgtggctcagcggttaggaacctgactaagatccatgaggctgggaggttcgatccctggcctcgctcagtgggttaaggatctggtgctgctgtgagctgtggtgtaggttgcaggtgtagctcggatcccttgttgctgtggctgtggcgtaggctggtggccatagctccaattcagctcctagcctgggaatctccatatgcttcaggtgcagccctaaaaaaaaaagagggcacctCCCTTTGAGGGGCAAACATTGAATACCCCTTCCATGGATGGGGGAGCTCCCTGGACAGAGATAAACTGCCTGTTGGAGGTCTGAACCCCCAGATCCACTGGCCCTGGCTGGGCTGTTAGGTGCTCCCTGGGGAAGTACAGAATTAAATGCATGCTCTTCTCAGCCCAgcgccccttcccccagcccccctccatGTCCTCGCTGGTCACCAGACTGTCCAGCTGGTTAGGAAATTGGGTCTGCCCTCAGCTAGGCCCCTGGGAGTGTCCACCCGACCCCAAGGAAACCCAAAGGCATGCTGAGCCCGCGGGACAGTCTTGGAGGCAAGAGACAGACCTGGTGACCCCAAAAGTTTCCCGCTTCTTTCTCCTCCATGCCCGCTCTAGCACCCCTTTCGGCCCAGAGGTTTTCAGGTGCCTCTGAAATGGGGTGAGGGGCCTGGAAGTTGGGGAACAGAGCCTGAGGCAGGGGCCAGATCAACAGTCCCCACAAGCATCTCCCCACCTGTCACATCTCACTCCACACCTTCAGGCTATAGCTCCTGAGGGTCCCTTCTGAGCTCAGaggaccccagcccctggcagacATCTCTCAGAGCCTGCCGAGTGCTGACCATGCCCTGGGCTTCCAGTCTCTCCaaggccctgccctgggcctgagGGACTAATTCAGGCCTGTGGGGCCACAGTTACCTGAGCAGCTGCAGATTGGTGTGGAGCTGCGGGAACTGGTGATGGATGAAAAGAACCAGGAGATGCAGTGGATGGAGAGAGCGCGGTGGGTGCGGCTGGAGGAGAACCTGGGGAAGGATGGGACCTGGGGCCGCCCACACCTGTCTTACCTCACCTTCTGGAACCTGTTAGAGCTGCAGAAAGCCTTCACCAAGGGTGAGTGAGTCCCGCCGGGTCCCTCTGTGAGAGGAGGGCCAGGGCCAGCCAACCAGCTAGCTCACCCCTCCACTGCCTGCAGGTACTGTCCTCCTGGACCTGCCAGAGAAATCCCTGCCCGGGGTGGTCGTGCAGCTGCTGGACAGGTTTATCTTCGAGGGGCAGATCCGGCCTGAACACCGAGAGCCCCTGCTCCGGACCCTGCTGCTCAAACACAGGTGCCTCTGCCTGCCAGACCCTGGGCTCCTCACCCACGGGGCCCTGATCCCAGCCCACCTGCCCCAAGCTCTCCCTGGGGGTCCAGGcgctccctcccccaccaggctGGGGCCCACTTTTCTTCCACAGTGGCTCCTGCTTGGGACGCCTCTTGAGCGGTGGCCATGTCTCCAGGCTCGGATTTGGGGGCCACTGGTCCCCAGGAGGGCCGACTCTCAAGGCCCTTCCCTCCATTGATTCTTCTGGCTCCACTAGTCATTCCAGAGGCCACTCCCTGCCATCCACACCAGCCTTCAGAGGAGGCTGCTTCTCCTGCTGTCCCTGGGCCTCCCTAGGCTGGTCACCCGCACGTCCCATGGGGTCCTTCACACCACCGATCTCCACTCTGCTGGTCGCCCAGCCAGAGCAGCCTACTCAGCCCATGTCCACTGTGTGTCCTGCAGCCACGCCAGAGATATAGAGGTCCTGGGGGAGATGAAGCCTGCGCTCTTGACACCTGCGGGCCCTTCGCAGCCTCTGCTCCCACAGCAGCCTTCGCTGGAAGTAGAGCTCTTTTGTGAACAGGTGAGGCTGTCCCAGGGGTGGCGGAGGAGAGCTGGCAGGTCCCCAACCTGATATGGTTCAGAAagcaggggagggagttcccatggtggctcagtggtaatgactccaactagtatccatgagaacaggggttcgatccctggccttgctcagtgggttaaggatccagcgttgccgtgagttgtggttcagatctggtgtggctgtggctgtggtgcaggtcggcagctacagctccgatttgacccttagtctgggaacctccatgtgcctcgggtttggcccttcaaaaaaaaggggggagaggaGGTAGGGGAGGAGGGGGTCAAGAGACTCAGGTGTCCCAGGTCCAGAGTGGCTGGAGGAGTCCCCTTATCACCCTCCTTCCAACAGGGAGAGGGGAGCATGGAAGGCCACTCATCTGAAATCCTGGGGAAGAGCCCTGAGAACCTGGACACGCTGGTGCTGGTGGGTAAGTGGCCAGCGCCTCTATCCTCCAGCCCACACATCCCCCGCTTCGGCCTCCCGCCCTGGCTCAGCCTGCCTCCCCCTAAGCCGGGACCCCAGCAGCGCCCCCTTCAGCCTGGCCTGACCCCCTCCATCGGTTGCCCCCAACAGGCCAAGTCTCCTTCCTGGAGCGGCCGGTGCTGGGCTTCGTGCGGCTAAAGGAGCCCATGGAGATGGAGCAGGAGACGGAGCAGGAGATGGAGCAGAAGCCAGAGGAGACAGAGGCGCTGGCAGTGCCTCTGCGCTTCCTCATGGTGCTGCTGGGACCGGAGGACCCTCATATTGACTACAATCAGCTGGGCCGGGCTGCTGCCACCCTCCTGTCAGAGAAGGTGGGTAGGGGTGGGCCAGGGCGGGGGGAGCGGAGGGCCAGCTAGCCGCTGGGGCCCCCTCTCCGGCCTGGTTCCTTTAACTTCGCAAGTCTGGCCCCATTCAGCCCAATCTGGCTGCTTCTATCCTGGGGAGTCCTGGCCCGTGTAGTGTGGCCTGGCCCTGTCTGATCCGGCCTGGTCTAGGCTGGCCCACTCTGCCCTGGTTCTGTCTGGTTAGGTCTGGGCTGGTCTACTTTAGTTTCATCTGGTCTTCTATAAGCCACCTGCTTTGCTTTAGTTCTTTCTGCCTCCCCAAAATCCTTTTGTAGtggggggggcaaaaaaaagcagttccatgtgctgccggtgtgaccctcaaaaagccaaaaaaagaaaagaaaagaaacaggagttcttgtcgtggctcagcagaaatgaattggactagtatccatgaggatgcaggttcgatccctggccttgctcagtgggttaaggatcaggcgttgctgtgagctgtggtgtaggcgggcggctacagcgccaattcaacccctagctcgggaacttccatatgccccaggtagggccctaaaaagaaagacaggaaggaaggaagagagagagagaaagaaagaaagagggagggaggaaggaagaaagaaagaaagtaagaagaaaaaagaaacagaggaaaagaaaaagttcctaTCAGGCAGGAGCTGGGTGAGAGGGTTCTAGTTCTCGGAGGCCCTGGCTGTGGACCCCTGGATCCTTTTGTTGAGCAAGTCCAAGTGGCCCTGACCTTCCCATCTACCCCCAGGTGTTCCACGCTGAGGCACGCGTGGCTCAGAGCAAGGAGGAGCTGGTACATTCTCTGGGGGGCTTCCTAGACTGCAGTCTGGTGCTGCCGCCCTCAGACACCTACTCGGAGAAGGACCTGCTCAGCCTGATACCTGTGCAGAGGGCACTGCTGAAAAGACGCAAACTCCCCAGTCCTGCCAAGCAGGAACCCAGCTTCTACATGGGCCTAGGTACCTGCCCTGCCCAGTCCAAGGCTTTCTGAGCCCCAAGACCCTCAGACACCCCAACACAGGCCTATGAGCCCCTGCCTCCCCTCTTCCCATTAAATACCCTGCGTCCCCTCTCGCAGTCttgcctcccagcctcccagcccgCCCCATTCCCATCAGACAGTCCCAGCCTCGagtccccctccctccaccttccccaTCGGCCCCCTGTGGCCATGGTCCCGTCCTTCACTACAGACGTGGATGGGGGCATAGAAGACAAAGACGACCCTCTGAGGAGGACGGGCAAGCTTTTCGGGGGCCTGGTGCGTGACATCCGGCGCCGCTACCCGCGCTACTTGAGTGACATCACAGACGCCTTGAGTCCCCAGGTCCTATCTGCCATCATCTTCATCTACTTTGCCGCCCTGTCGCCTGCCATCACCTTCGGCGGCCTCCTGGGTCAGTGCCTCTGCAGGTCCCACGTACCCTCGCCTCTGACCCTCTGGCCTCCGCATCAGCCCTGACTTTGCTCCGATCTGGCGTCCTGGAACCCTGCCTCAGCCTCTCCCTGAAACGCTCTGTGGGCCTCTGGGAATGGTCTTGACTTTGCTCGCACTGTCACTTCTCCCTGCAGGAGAAAAGACCCAGAACCTGATGGGCGTGTCGGAGCTGCTCATCTCTACGTCAGCGCAGGGCATCGTCTTCTCCCTGCTGGGGGCTCAGCCCCTGCTCGTGGTGGGCTTCTCAGGACCCCTGCTCGTGTTTGAGGAAGCCTTCTACTCGGTAGCTCCCTTCTGGCCCCACCGTGACCCTGAGctggcccccggccccgcccccttgACACACGCTGCCCGGGCCCAGTGATCTGACTCCAGCTTCTTCTGACCGCCCCGCAGTTCTGCCAGAGTAACGGCCTGGAGTACATCGTGGGCCGTGTGTGGATTGGCTACTGGCTCATCTttctggtggtgctggtggtggccTTTGAGGGCAGCTTCCTGGTCCGCTTCATCTCTCGCTACACCCAAGAGATCTTCTCCTTCCTCATCTCCCTCATCTTCATCTTCGAGACCTTCAAAAAGCTGTACAAGGTGAGGGTCGTGGCAGTGCTGACGAGCATTCGCGCCCGCGTGTGTGTACGTGACTGTGCACAAGCGAGGCGACTGTGCGTATCATTGCACACATGTCTGTACAGCATTCGTGTGGCCCTCTTTCCACGGCATGTGACTGCGACCACATACGCGTTGACCTCTGCTGTCTGTGGGCCCGTGgtctcttgtttgtttgttgtacttttatggctgcacccttggcgcatggaagttcccgggccaggggctgaatccaagctgcagctgcagcgacactggatcctttaactgtgCTGGGCCCGGTCTCGAAGcggagcctctgcagtgaccctagagccactgtagtcggattcctaacccactgtgccacagggggaactcctgtgcGCCAGTATTCTTGCCATGAGTGTGCAGAGTGACTGAGTGTGAGAGGACCCCTCTGCGAGCACAGCCCATGTGTACAACCACACACAGAGAAACTAACGGGCACGTATGTATATGAGAGAGAAGGTGGGAGGCTGCAGGCGTGGCAGGATAGCGGGCTTCTGGAGGCTCCCAAGTCCCCGCCTCCCTCTCCTGCAGTTGCCCTCAAGAACCTGCAGAGAGCATGACCTGCCTGCTCAGCTCTGTCGCCGTAAACCATGCCTACCTCCGTGTCTGCCTCTGATACGGAGGAAGGATGACAGCGCACATTTGCTCCTGCTTCTGCTGGTTGGTGGGACTTTCTGTTTCCAAGTCTTCGGAGCCCGAGTCTTTTTAGGAACCTCCTTGGCACTTGTTTCCTGCCCTCCAACTTCTTACGGCTCGCATGGGATGAGATGAGGCCCTGGATACTCACACGCCCATGGGCGAGcatgtgcgcgtgcacacacacatacacactcatttCCTCCATGACCTACCTCACCCAAGCCTAGCCTGGTCCTCACTCCTGAAAACCAAGCTGTAGAATCTCATTGCCTCTCTGTTATCATATCAGTTGAGGAAGAAGATGGACAGATGATGTTGGCTGGACAGATGGGTGGGTGGAAGATGAATAGAGAGAGAGTTGACGAATGGAGAGATAGTGATGGATGGGCAATGGCTAGATAGATGACGGATGGATGAACGGGAGGAAACAAGATGCTTTGGTTTTCTGCTGCAGATCTTCGAGGAGCACCCACTGAAGAAGGATTATTCTGCGGCAGGGCCGTCCCAACCCAACACAGCCCTCCTCTCTCTTGTGCTCATGGCGGGCACCTTCTTCTTAGCCATGCTGCTGCGCAAGTTCAAGAACAGCTCCTACTTCCCTGGCAAGGTCAGTACATCCTCCTCACCTGCCCTTGCCTACACTACCCTCTCCCAGGCCAAGGCACTCCCCTCAGCTTTCCCAAGGCCATTAGCTCCCCTTCTTGCCCTAGATTCCCATTTCTAACCCCAAGCCTCCATGGCCCCCTCATCACCCAGGATTTTACTCTGCAGACAAGTGCATCTCCCCTTCTCAGCACGCGCAGGCTGAGAACCCAGTGGGGAGCGAAGGACAGGTCTTGCAGGAGGGTGGAGAAACtgtggggccaggggtggggctgggccgggagaagaggagaggaagcagaTACATTGAGGTGCAGGACAGGGCATTAGATGTTAAGGGATCccctgggaagagaggagggaccCCCTGGGGTGAAGATGGGTCACGAATGGGGGAAAGTGGGAGGGGAACGGGGAGCAACTGGGTACTGACCACTGGTCCCTCCACCTGCCCTCAGCTGCGACGGGTCATCGGGGACTTTGGGGTTCCCATTTCCATCCTGATCATGGTCTTGGTGGATGTCTTCATTGAGGAGACCTACACACAGGTGgccttcccccccctccccttaTTTCATGCCTTCCGCACCGTTTCGTCCCCAAACTGCCTTTCAAACCTGAAGCCAGTTAGAACTACCCCtactccatctctgcctcccccaggagCCCCCTGTTCTTCCTTCAGCCTGGCTGAAGCAAGGGTCTGGGTCAGGCTGTCCCTTTTGACGCCTTAATCCAAGGCGGTAGG includes these proteins:
- the SLC4A1 gene encoding band 3 anion transport protein isoform X2, giving the protein MDEKNQEMQWMERARWVRLEENLGKDGTWGRPHLSYLTFWNLLELQKAFTKGTVLLDLPEKSLPGVVVQLLDRFIFEGQIRPEHREPLLRTLLLKHSHARDIEVLGEMKPALLTPAGPSQPLLPQQPSLEVELFCEQGEGSMEGHSSEILGKSPENLDTLVLVGQVSFLERPVLGFVRLKEPMEMEQETEQEMEQKPEETEALAVPLRFLMVLLGPEDPHIDYNQLGRAAATLLSEKVFHAEARVAQSKEELVHSLGGFLDCSLVLPPSDTYSEKDLLSLIPVQRALLKRRKLPSPAKQEPSFYMGLDVDGGIEDKDDPLRRTGKLFGGLVRDIRRRYPRYLSDITDALSPQVLSAIIFIYFAALSPAITFGGLLGEKTQNLMGVSELLISTSAQGIVFSLLGAQPLLVVGFSGPLLVFEEAFYSFCQSNGLEYIVGRVWIGYWLIFLVVLVVAFEGSFLVRFISRYTQEIFSFLISLIFIFETFKKLYKIFEEHPLKKDYSAAGPSQPNTALLSLVLMAGTFFLAMLLRKFKNSSYFPGKLRRVIGDFGVPISILIMVLVDVFIEETYTQKLSVPSGFTVSNSSARGWLIHPLGQGGSFPIWMMFASVLPAMLVFILIFLETQITTLIVSKPERKMVKGSGFHLDLLLIMGMGGVAAIFGLPWLSATTVRSVTHANALTVMSKSSIPGAASQIQEVKEQRISGLLVAVLVGLSILMGPILSHIPLAVLFGIFLYMGVTSLSGIQLFDRILLLFKPSKYHPDIPYAKRVRTWRMHLYTLTQIICLVVLWTVKFFPSTSLALPFVLILTVPLRLFLLPLIFRKLELQCLDADDAKPNLDEEHGRDEYDEVHMPV
- the SLC4A1 gene encoding band 3 anion transport protein isoform X1, yielding MGDFQDNEERLEENLGVQDYEDQAPPTIREEDPEAQLTEPTATDYHTASRHLDTHKLPEQLQIGVELRELVMDEKNQEMQWMERARWVRLEENLGKDGTWGRPHLSYLTFWNLLELQKAFTKGTVLLDLPEKSLPGVVVQLLDRFIFEGQIRPEHREPLLRTLLLKHSHARDIEVLGEMKPALLTPAGPSQPLLPQQPSLEVELFCEQGEGSMEGHSSEILGKSPENLDTLVLVGQVSFLERPVLGFVRLKEPMEMEQETEQEMEQKPEETEALAVPLRFLMVLLGPEDPHIDYNQLGRAAATLLSEKVFHAEARVAQSKEELVHSLGGFLDCSLVLPPSDTYSEKDLLSLIPVQRALLKRRKLPSPAKQEPSFYMGLDVDGGIEDKDDPLRRTGKLFGGLVRDIRRRYPRYLSDITDALSPQVLSAIIFIYFAALSPAITFGGLLGEKTQNLMGVSELLISTSAQGIVFSLLGAQPLLVVGFSGPLLVFEEAFYSFCQSNGLEYIVGRVWIGYWLIFLVVLVVAFEGSFLVRFISRYTQEIFSFLISLIFIFETFKKLYKIFEEHPLKKDYSAAGPSQPNTALLSLVLMAGTFFLAMLLRKFKNSSYFPGKLRRVIGDFGVPISILIMVLVDVFIEETYTQKLSVPSGFTVSNSSARGWLIHPLGQGGSFPIWMMFASVLPAMLVFILIFLETQITTLIVSKPERKMVKGSGFHLDLLLIMGMGGVAAIFGLPWLSATTVRSVTHANALTVMSKSSIPGAASQIQEVKEQRISGLLVAVLVGLSILMGPILSHIPLAVLFGIFLYMGVTSLSGIQLFDRILLLFKPSKYHPDIPYAKRVRTWRMHLYTLTQIICLVVLWTVKFFPSTSLALPFVLILTVPLRLFLLPLIFRKLELQCLDADDAKPNLDEEHGRDEYDEVHMPV